In Cyanobium sp. AMD-g, one genomic interval encodes:
- a CDS encoding cytochrome P450 has protein sequence MTAAMFSPAMLVDPYPTYAALRRKDPVHWHEPFGAWVLTRYDDVVAATQDTRLRSDRAGGMGERAGCPELQRLFEVIGAQMNITDPERHHRLRALVAKVFTPRAVDHLRPAVETLVDELLHRLPKQGRFDVIADFAFPLPARVIARLLGLETGDLESLKRWSDDFSAIFGTDPSAVTPEQYQRALQSTHELTEFFGAEFEKRRATPSDDLLSLLVHAEIDGDRLSETELIANANLFLAAGHETTTHLIGNGLLALLRHPEQLQVLRDDPSLIPNAVEEFLRYDGTVQFMAREAGEDLTIGGRSIRKGELVYLMFAAANRDPARFPDPDRLDVRRRFDVHLAFGHGPHYCLGAALARMEASVAFTALLRRCSGLRLTGDPLAYQDNLELRGLKALPVAFDQRSA, from the coding sequence ATGACCGCAGCCATGTTCAGCCCGGCGATGCTGGTTGATCCTTACCCGACCTACGCCGCGTTGCGGCGTAAAGACCCGGTCCACTGGCATGAACCGTTCGGGGCCTGGGTGCTGACCCGCTACGACGATGTGGTGGCAGCCACCCAGGACACACGGCTGCGCTCCGATCGTGCCGGCGGGATGGGTGAGCGGGCCGGGTGCCCCGAACTGCAGCGGCTCTTCGAAGTCATCGGTGCCCAGATGAACATCACGGACCCGGAACGGCACCATCGGCTCCGGGCCCTGGTGGCCAAGGTGTTCACGCCACGGGCCGTGGACCACCTGCGGCCGGCCGTTGAGACCCTGGTCGATGAGCTGCTGCACCGCCTGCCGAAGCAGGGCCGCTTCGATGTGATCGCGGACTTCGCTTTTCCGTTGCCGGCCCGGGTGATCGCCCGCCTGCTCGGCCTCGAAACGGGCGACCTGGAAAGCCTCAAGCGCTGGTCGGACGATTTTTCGGCGATCTTCGGCACCGACCCGTCCGCCGTGACCCCCGAGCAGTACCAACGGGCGTTGCAGAGCACCCACGAGCTGACGGAGTTTTTCGGTGCGGAGTTCGAAAAGCGCCGGGCGACACCCAGCGACGATCTGTTGAGCCTGCTGGTTCACGCCGAGATTGATGGCGACCGGCTCAGTGAGACGGAGCTGATCGCCAATGCCAATCTGTTCCTGGCGGCCGGCCACGAGACCACCACCCACCTGATCGGCAACGGCCTGCTGGCCCTGCTGCGCCACCCAGAGCAACTCCAGGTGCTGCGCGACGACCCGTCGCTGATTCCGAATGCTGTGGAGGAGTTCCTCCGCTACGACGGCACGGTGCAGTTCATGGCTCGAGAGGCGGGGGAGGATCTGACGATCGGCGGCCGTTCGATCCGCAAGGGGGAGCTGGTGTACCTGATGTTCGCCGCCGCCAATCGCGACCCGGCCCGGTTCCCGGATCCCGACCGGCTTGATGTACGACGCCGGTTCGACGTCCACCTCGCCTTCGGCCATGGGCCCCACTACTGCCTGGGGGCGGCCCTGGCCCGGATGGAGGCCAGCGTCGCCTTCACCGCACTGCTGCGGCGCTGCTCAGGGCTGCGCCTGACCGGTGACCCCCTGGCGTATCAGGACAACCTGGAGCTGCGCGGGCTCAAGGCGTTGCCGGTGGCCTTTGATCAGCGGTCGGCCTAG
- a CDS encoding DUF1801 domain-containing protein: MNSITRLGTFQEVVMAASKDVAEICWALRGLISELHPDSTEVPRPGEPSAAYGYGEKKMSEAYAYIMPQKTYANLGFYHGASITSIDSLLEGTGKALRHIKVRNIAMAQSAEVRAVLLAAMEERRKALGL; this comes from the coding sequence ATGAACAGCATCACCAGGCTGGGGACATTCCAAGAGGTGGTGATGGCCGCATCGAAGGATGTGGCTGAAATCTGCTGGGCCCTCAGGGGATTGATCTCCGAGTTACACCCAGACTCCACGGAGGTACCCAGACCCGGAGAACCTTCGGCTGCCTATGGCTACGGTGAGAAGAAGATGTCTGAAGCCTATGCCTACATCATGCCGCAGAAGACCTACGCCAATCTCGGCTTCTACCACGGAGCCAGTATCACCTCAATAGACTCACTCCTTGAGGGGACGGGCAAGGCGCTCAGGCACATCAAGGTGCGCAATATTGCAATGGCTCAATCCGCCGAGGTAAGGGCCGTTCTTCTGGCTGCGATGGAGGAACGCAGGAAGGCCCTCGGCCTCTAA
- a CDS encoding DUF3592 domain-containing protein, whose translation MVFATITFLTGIAFVALGLWLRDRSQQARQWPRMKGHVIGSRVDDTDLETMKPVLRYRYEVGGEIYIDYRVSSKNPAAAVLDNTAPSDWLSWLIFGVGILALAAHLAWR comes from the coding sequence ATGGTGTTCGCCACCATCACATTCCTGACCGGCATCGCGTTCGTTGCCCTGGGCCTGTGGTTGAGGGATCGATCCCAGCAAGCCAGGCAGTGGCCGAGGATGAAGGGGCACGTCATCGGGTCGCGGGTGGATGACACGGATCTGGAAACGATGAAACCGGTACTGCGTTATCGCTACGAGGTGGGCGGTGAAATCTATATCGACTATCGCGTCTCTTCGAAGAATCCTGCCGCAGCTGTGCTGGATAACACGGCACCGTCAGACTGGCTGTCCTGGCTCATCTTCGGCGTTGGCATCCTGGCGCTCGCCGCCCATCTGGCCTGGCGATGA
- a CDS encoding MarR family winged helix-turn-helix transcriptional regulator produces the protein MDSDRIDQILGQWHQASPALDVSSLAVVGRILRMARLLERQRETLLAPHGLSVWSFDVLATLRRQPPPHQLTPTELYGALMLSSGAMTNRIDRLESDGLVERHRESMDRRSVLVRLTAKGAQRVEAVLPQILGRERELLEEATTAEERALLAALLRRQLLALESGGKG, from the coding sequence ATGGACTCCGACCGCATCGACCAGATCCTTGGGCAGTGGCATCAGGCGTCCCCGGCACTGGATGTCTCCTCCCTGGCGGTGGTGGGGCGCATCCTGCGCATGGCCAGGTTGCTGGAGCGTCAGCGCGAAACGCTGCTGGCTCCCCATGGACTCAGCGTCTGGTCCTTTGATGTGCTGGCCACCCTGAGGCGACAGCCGCCGCCGCACCAGCTCACCCCCACCGAGCTCTACGGGGCCCTGATGCTGTCCTCGGGCGCGATGACCAACCGGATCGACCGCCTGGAGAGCGACGGTCTGGTCGAGAGGCACCGCGAGAGCATGGATCGACGCAGCGTCCTGGTACGGCTCACGGCCAAGGGCGCACAGCGCGTGGAGGCCGTGCTGCCTCAGATCCTTGGACGGGAGCGGGAGCTGCTGGAGGAAGCCACGACGGCGGAGGAGCGTGCTCTGCTCGCAGCACTGCTGCGCCGCCAGCTCCTGGCCCTGGAGTCCGGCGGCAAGGGTTGA
- a CDS encoding DMT family transporter → MSCPGLARPVAPTVPVIPALPIALALLAGALLPVQAAMNAQLADSLESVPLAAALSYLVGSATLVALLLSRLFPAPDWRSIRTAPRWTLLAGVLGAWYVSSSTLVITTLGATMTLGLVVAGQAVAGLVMDHHGWLGLPRQRLGARGYAAVALFLAAMTLLTQAGGAR, encoded by the coding sequence ATGTCTTGTCCTGGTCTGGCCCGCCCGGTGGCGCCCACCGTCCCCGTCATCCCGGCCTTGCCCATCGCCCTGGCTCTCCTCGCCGGAGCTCTGCTGCCGGTGCAGGCGGCCATGAACGCCCAGCTGGCCGACTCGCTTGAGTCCGTTCCTCTCGCCGCCGCCCTCTCCTATCTGGTGGGCTCGGCAACGTTGGTCGCGCTGCTGCTCAGTCGCCTCTTCCCCGCACCCGACTGGCGTTCGATCCGCACGGCACCACGCTGGACCCTCCTGGCTGGGGTTCTCGGCGCCTGGTACGTGAGCTCCAGCACCCTGGTGATCACCACTCTTGGCGCCACCATGACGCTGGGTCTGGTGGTGGCTGGCCAGGCGGTCGCGGGCCTTGTCATGGATCACCACGGTTGGCTGGGGCTCCCTCGCCAGCGACTTGGTGCCCGGGGCTACGCCGCCGTGGCGCTGTTCCTGGCGGCCATGACTCTGCTCACCCAGGCGGGGGGAGCACGATGA
- a CDS encoding DMT family transporter, with the protein MNLLSALLCAFSAGGLLSVGGAANARLAGLLRSATAAATINFLVGATALSLLVCLGGYRANIIERLAGVPPWVLCGGMLGALYVTLATLVIPRLGLTATTMTVVFSQLIGSLMIDHWGWLGVPQRPNGPSRWLAVLLLLLAVALRRSETSTSTSTSSATSPRSSSHD; encoded by the coding sequence ATGAACCTTCTCTCGGCCCTCCTCTGTGCGTTCTCGGCAGGGGGTCTGCTTTCCGTCGGTGGGGCAGCCAACGCCCGTCTGGCTGGATTACTGCGTTCGGCCACCGCCGCCGCCACGATCAACTTCCTGGTGGGGGCCACGGCCCTCAGCCTGCTGGTTTGCCTCGGCGGCTACAGAGCCAACATCATCGAGCGATTGGCCGGGGTCCCGCCCTGGGTCCTCTGCGGCGGCATGCTCGGTGCCCTCTACGTGACCCTGGCCACCCTGGTGATCCCCAGGCTCGGGCTCACCGCCACCACCATGACGGTGGTCTTCAGCCAGTTGATCGGCTCGCTGATGATCGACCACTGGGGCTGGCTTGGGGTCCCCCAACGGCCGAATGGGCCAAGCCGCTGGCTGGCGGTGCTGCTGCTCCTGCTTGCCGTGGCGCTGCGCCGGAGCGAGACCTCCACCTCGACCTCCACCTCGAGCGCCACCTCCCCCCGATCCAGCTCCCATGACTGA
- a CDS encoding sugar MFS transporter: MTDSPGHLRVGMAFSAFLVIGAVEAAFGVLVPSLLDTFDLSTASVTLLLASQIGGYTLAALFNGVVHNRLGLGRMLVVAFSLLVSALLVYALTPRWDLMVAGGVALGLGIGPIDAGLNTAVARHEAGAALIGPLHGFYGVGACVGPVIATTLLALGSGWRLVYVVLAGLVGLLLLGVWRQRRGCLWQRPPAAEGSDWRVLGQALRLPSVRLSGLVLLCAVGIEASIGTWAFSVQHLGRSQPAVAAGIGVSLYWLGLTIGRFCFAGLVARLGGIRWIACSLGLLLAAQIGWSHGAVPLVALPLMGFALAAIFPATILLIPQRLPAHLVPAAVGFGTSAASAGAVLLPASLGWIAAAIGLPALPGLLVPAVLGLAVLYGLLLQAPEPATNSLPLPRHG, from the coding sequence ATGACTGACTCCCCGGGCCATCTGCGGGTGGGGATGGCCTTCTCCGCCTTTCTGGTCATCGGTGCCGTGGAGGCGGCCTTCGGTGTCCTGGTTCCTTCGCTGCTGGACACCTTCGACCTGAGCACGGCGTCGGTGACGCTGTTGCTGGCCAGCCAGATCGGCGGTTACACCCTCGCTGCGTTGTTCAACGGTGTGGTGCACAACCGCCTGGGGCTGGGCCGGATGCTGGTGGTGGCGTTCTCGTTGCTGGTGTCGGCCCTGCTGGTGTACGCCCTGACCCCCCGCTGGGACCTGATGGTGGCGGGTGGTGTGGCTCTGGGGCTGGGCATCGGCCCGATCGATGCCGGCCTCAACACGGCCGTGGCCCGGCACGAAGCCGGGGCCGCTCTGATCGGCCCGCTGCATGGCTTCTACGGCGTCGGGGCCTGCGTGGGCCCGGTGATCGCCACCACGCTGCTGGCGCTGGGAAGCGGGTGGCGCCTGGTCTACGTGGTGCTGGCTGGCCTGGTCGGCCTGCTCCTGCTTGGGGTGTGGCGCCAGCGCCGGGGCTGCCTGTGGCAACGGCCGCCTGCGGCGGAGGGCAGTGACTGGAGAGTCCTGGGGCAGGCGCTTCGGCTGCCATCCGTGCGGCTGAGCGGCCTGGTGCTGCTCTGTGCTGTGGGCATCGAGGCTTCGATCGGCACCTGGGCCTTCAGCGTTCAGCACCTCGGCCGCTCCCAACCGGCCGTAGCTGCCGGGATCGGCGTCAGCCTCTACTGGCTGGGGCTCACCATCGGCCGCTTCTGTTTCGCCGGGCTGGTGGCACGGCTCGGCGGGATCCGATGGATCGCCTGCTCGCTTGGGCTGCTGCTGGCCGCCCAGATCGGCTGGTCCCATGGGGCCGTGCCGTTGGTCGCCCTGCCGCTGATGGGATTCGCCCTTGCCGCGATCTTTCCGGCCACGATCCTGCTGATCCCGCAGCGCCTGCCAGCCCATCTGGTGCCTGCCGCTGTCGGCTTCGGCACCAGTGCCGCCAGTGCCGGTGCCGTTCTGCTTCCCGCGTCGCTCGGCTGGATCGCCGCTGCCATCGGCCTGCCGGCGTTGCCTGGCCTGCTGGTGCCGGCGGTGCTGGGCCTGGCTGTCCTCTACGGCCTGCTGCTCCAGGCTCCCGAACCCGCAACGAACTCCTTACCCCTTCCTCGTCATGGTTGA
- a CDS encoding DUF1349 domain-containing protein, giving the protein MALPVTDLERSLTFYATYTDLRVVHQRGSEAGSRVAWIGDGTRPFVVVLIETPAVEAPLRPLGHLGVGCATPQRLRELCALARARGVLVLEPRDDGPPVGLWAFLRDPDGHTLELSYGQEIGRSQGLDPRLHWLAEPPRWEWDAASGGLRVWPAGGTDFWQRTHYGFEADNGHALLMEAAGDVVCTTRVSAHPRHRYDQAGLLLRLSPASWIKTSVEFEPDGPNRLGAVVTNAQASDWSTQPLDRAITTVWFRLRRQGRDVIADSSLDGEHWEQLRMARLHELSESGPVLIGLYACSPTAAGFMAEFDQFDCRSGQ; this is encoded by the coding sequence GTGGCCCTCCCGGTCACGGATCTTGAGCGCAGCCTGACCTTCTATGCCACCTACACCGACCTGCGGGTGGTCCACCAGCGGGGAAGCGAGGCAGGGTCGCGTGTCGCCTGGATCGGCGACGGCACCCGGCCCTTCGTGGTGGTGCTGATCGAGACTCCAGCGGTTGAGGCTCCATTGCGGCCCCTAGGCCATCTCGGGGTGGGTTGCGCCACACCGCAACGGCTGCGGGAGCTTTGCGCGCTGGCCCGGGCCCGGGGGGTGCTGGTGTTAGAGCCCAGGGACGACGGGCCGCCGGTGGGGCTTTGGGCCTTCCTGCGTGATCCCGATGGCCACACCCTTGAGCTCTCCTATGGCCAGGAGATCGGCCGGAGTCAAGGACTCGATCCACGCCTGCACTGGCTGGCTGAACCACCCCGCTGGGAGTGGGATGCCGCCAGCGGCGGCCTGCGGGTCTGGCCGGCCGGCGGCACCGACTTCTGGCAGCGCACCCACTACGGCTTCGAGGCCGACAACGGCCATGCCCTGCTCATGGAGGCGGCCGGTGATGTGGTGTGTACCACCCGGGTGTCGGCCCATCCCCGCCATCGCTACGACCAGGCCGGGCTGCTGCTGCGGCTGTCGCCGGCCAGCTGGATCAAGACGTCGGTGGAGTTCGAACCGGACGGCCCCAACAGGCTCGGCGCGGTGGTGACCAACGCCCAGGCCTCCGACTGGTCAACCCAACCCCTGGATCGGGCGATCACGACGGTGTGGTTCCGGCTGCGCCGCCAGGGCCGTGATGTCATCGCCGACTCCAGCCTGGATGGGGAGCATTGGGAGCAGCTGCGGATGGCACGGCTGCACGAGCTCAGCGAGTCGGGGCCGGTGCTGATCGGTCTGTATGCCTGCAGCCCCACGGCGGCTGGCTTCATGGCGGAGTTCGATCAGTTCGACTGCCGATCGGGACAGTGA
- a CDS encoding dihydrofolate reductase family protein, translating into MAGSAHATVPPGEDCGYAQFIGTIDALIMGRGTFEKVLSFPEWPYGAMPVYVLSHSIKQLPAGLPESVQLSRESPAEVVRRASAAGHQHLYVDGDKVIQSFLAAGLIKELTLTVIPVLLGSGLRLFG; encoded by the coding sequence TTGGCTGGATCGGCCCATGCAACGGTCCCGCCCGGCGAAGACTGTGGCTATGCGCAATTCATCGGGACGATCGATGCGCTGATCATGGGACGGGGAACCTTCGAGAAGGTGCTCAGCTTTCCAGAGTGGCCCTACGGCGCCATGCCAGTGTACGTCCTGAGCCATTCCATCAAACAGCTTCCAGCTGGACTCCCAGAGAGCGTTCAGTTGAGCCGAGAGAGCCCGGCTGAAGTGGTCCGCCGTGCTTCGGCAGCAGGTCACCAGCATCTGTATGTGGATGGCGACAAAGTCATCCAGTCGTTCCTGGCGGCCGGTCTCATCAAGGAGTTGACGCTGACCGTCATCCCCGTGCTCCTGGGTTCCGGTCTCAGGCTGTTCGGCTAA
- a CDS encoding trans-aconitate 2-methyltransferase: MNRQSYNAIVKDWDSARESLLPYEVPFLERLTQQLPKPAKVLDLGCGTGRPVAEFLLQKGMAVTGIDQAENLLALAKERFPAGRWRQAEMETFEPDETYDGAVIWDSLFHIPREHHEPILSRVLGSLRQGSRLILTVGGSDHPPFTDTMFGQTFFYDSHAPSAVITILKSLDASIEHAEFINPPTRGRDKGRYGIVAIARTALADRSSECMDGTMADSFSRTP; this comes from the coding sequence ATGAATCGCCAAAGCTACAACGCCATCGTCAAAGACTGGGACTCCGCCCGCGAAAGCCTGCTTCCCTATGAAGTTCCCTTCCTGGAGCGTTTGACGCAGCAGCTTCCCAAACCTGCCAAAGTGCTTGACCTGGGTTGCGGCACAGGCCGACCCGTGGCCGAGTTCCTGTTGCAGAAGGGCATGGCCGTCACCGGCATTGATCAAGCGGAAAACCTGCTCGCCCTGGCCAAGGAGCGATTTCCTGCTGGTCGCTGGCGACAAGCGGAGATGGAGACGTTTGAACCCGACGAGACCTACGATGGGGCCGTCATCTGGGACTCGTTGTTCCACATTCCACGCGAACACCACGAGCCGATTCTGAGCAGAGTACTGGGTAGCCTGCGGCAGGGTTCAAGACTGATCCTGACGGTGGGCGGCTCAGACCATCCGCCATTCACCGACACGATGTTCGGTCAGACATTTTTCTACGACTCACACGCACCATCTGCCGTCATCACCATCCTGAAGTCACTGGATGCCAGCATTGAACACGCCGAGTTCATCAACCCGCCCACCCGTGGCCGTGACAAGGGGCGCTATGGCATTGTCGCGATCGCAAGGACTGCTTTAGCCGATCGCTCATCCGAGTGCATGGATGGGACCATGGCTGACAGCTTCAGCAGGACCCCATGA
- a CDS encoding SRPBCC family protein, with amino-acid sequence MRITIEVNVAAPIEEVWKAWTSPADIQQWNAASEDWHCPSAEIDLSHGGKFSYRMEARDGSMGFDFEGTFTKVAPYDLIEFALEDDRLVAVEFVESDESVTVRESFDAESTNSGEQQRQGWQAILDRFARHVEAKKLR; translated from the coding sequence ATGCGAATCACGATTGAAGTCAACGTTGCTGCTCCAATCGAAGAAGTGTGGAAAGCGTGGACATCACCTGCTGACATTCAGCAGTGGAATGCGGCTTCGGAAGATTGGCATTGCCCAAGTGCAGAGATCGACCTTAGCCACGGCGGCAAGTTCTCTTACCGCATGGAAGCCAGAGACGGTAGCATGGGCTTTGATTTCGAAGGCACCTTCACGAAAGTAGCCCCCTACGATCTCATCGAATTCGCTTTAGAAGACGATCGACTAGTAGCAGTGGAGTTCGTTGAGAGCGATGAGTCGGTGACTGTTCGCGAGAGCTTCGATGCCGAATCGACAAATTCGGGTGAGCAGCAACGGCAGGGTTGGCAAGCTATCTTGGACAGATTCGCTCGTCACGTTGAGGCCAAGAAACTCCGCTGA
- a CDS encoding S8 family peptidase — MTAPKKAAATGSASAPTTRGQARTVIYCHGISNMPPEGVLRSEWDRALFGADQGERTRMAYWVDRERYPETAGFSTRAIGDDRATLQPQAEVLLAASIQDSDSPEASQAFVEALTAQLEAAAQTAAQRGAPMGGPATLSVEAKGLWSPVTAMFTKAFMADVNDFLFNTTKRQRMVQTVKSRISTGGGPFVVVGHSQGSMVTYQALMELGAAVEVDLYVTIGSPLGLPQVTDVLQKWHGKKLPIPAGVKRWVNIAQDGDIVCLDQSLADEYSAAGKPKIVDERVMGVVWPPSKAHSASRYLSRQSTQETVMAALDRSRFQPVSPMTVARSLADALDVEATARVPVLIELADRSTAAPEGGDSLQKARESVLDWIQANVLQGPITAETVFLEDQLDRYVAVNLTRAEVETLAGAMSRQYGATTPAVYRMFSNSRKKALMHDSIHTVQARTAQLGYNACGQGITWAVLDTGIDRQHPHFHNPSFAPEGTIAAEWDCTARGPVQKGSGNDANGHGTHVAGIIAGGLLSVGGEGGPDLLAMAPRARIVSYKVLADNGGGYDAWIIKAIDHIWRQNQDGRRLAIQGVNLSLGGPFDPASFGCGDSPLCASLLRLVRQGVLVVLAAGNEGSGDIVVDGFSATRSFDLSIGDPANLEEAIAVGSVHPTLPHRYGTSYFSSRGPTADGRLKPDVVGPGEKILSCRSSSDPKRTPSRDKGKSLDELYVALSGTSMAAPHISGLLAGFLSVRTEFIGYPDRVKRILLEHCTDLKRDRYHQGAGLPNLSKMLLET, encoded by the coding sequence ATGACCGCCCCGAAGAAAGCCGCCGCCACCGGCAGCGCCAGCGCCCCCACCACGCGGGGTCAGGCCCGCACGGTGATCTACTGCCACGGGATCTCCAACATGCCCCCCGAGGGTGTGCTGCGCTCGGAGTGGGACCGGGCCCTGTTCGGCGCCGACCAGGGGGAGCGCACCCGGATGGCCTACTGGGTCGATCGGGAGCGCTATCCGGAGACGGCGGGCTTCTCCACCCGGGCGATCGGTGACGACCGGGCGACGCTGCAGCCGCAGGCGGAGGTGCTGCTGGCCGCCTCGATCCAGGACAGCGACTCGCCGGAAGCGTCGCAGGCGTTCGTGGAGGCGCTGACGGCCCAGCTGGAGGCGGCCGCCCAGACGGCGGCCCAGCGGGGGGCGCCGATGGGGGGGCCAGCGACGCTCTCGGTGGAAGCGAAGGGGCTGTGGAGCCCGGTGACGGCGATGTTCACCAAGGCGTTCATGGCCGATGTGAACGACTTCCTGTTCAACACGACGAAGCGGCAACGGATGGTGCAGACGGTGAAGTCCCGGATCAGCACAGGCGGCGGTCCCTTCGTGGTGGTGGGCCACAGCCAGGGGAGCATGGTGACCTACCAGGCGCTGATGGAGCTGGGCGCCGCCGTGGAGGTGGATCTGTACGTGACGATCGGCTCGCCGCTGGGGCTGCCCCAGGTGACCGACGTGCTGCAGAAATGGCATGGCAAGAAACTGCCGATCCCGGCCGGTGTGAAGCGCTGGGTGAACATCGCCCAGGACGGCGACATCGTCTGCCTCGACCAGAGCCTGGCCGACGAATACAGCGCCGCCGGCAAGCCGAAGATCGTCGATGAACGGGTGATGGGGGTGGTGTGGCCGCCCAGCAAGGCCCATTCCGCCAGCCGCTATCTGTCGCGCCAGTCGACCCAGGAAACGGTGATGGCGGCCCTGGACCGCTCCCGCTTCCAGCCGGTGAGCCCGATGACGGTGGCCCGCAGCCTGGCCGATGCGCTGGATGTGGAGGCCACCGCCCGGGTGCCGGTGCTGATTGAGCTGGCGGATCGCTCAACGGCGGCACCGGAGGGGGGCGATTCGCTGCAGAAGGCACGGGAGTCGGTGCTGGATTGGATCCAGGCGAATGTGCTGCAGGGTCCGATCACCGCCGAGACGGTGTTTCTGGAGGACCAGCTGGATCGCTACGTGGCGGTGAACCTGACCCGCGCCGAGGTGGAGACGCTGGCGGGGGCGATGAGCCGCCAGTACGGCGCCACAACTCCAGCGGTGTACCGGATGTTCAGCAACAGCCGCAAGAAGGCGCTGATGCACGATTCGATTCACACGGTGCAGGCCCGCACCGCCCAGCTGGGCTACAACGCCTGCGGCCAGGGCATCACCTGGGCGGTGCTGGACACCGGCATCGACCGGCAGCACCCCCACTTCCACAACCCGAGCTTCGCCCCGGAAGGAACGATCGCCGCGGAGTGGGACTGCACCGCGCGGGGGCCGGTGCAGAAGGGCAGCGGCAACGATGCCAACGGCCACGGCACCCACGTGGCGGGAATCATCGCCGGCGGGCTGCTGTCGGTGGGCGGCGAGGGCGGCCCCGACCTGCTGGCGATGGCCCCCCGGGCCCGGATCGTCAGCTACAAGGTGCTGGCCGACAACGGCGGCGGCTATGACGCCTGGATCATCAAGGCAATCGACCACATCTGGCGGCAGAACCAGGACGGACGGCGCCTGGCGATCCAGGGGGTGAACCTGAGCCTGGGGGGACCGTTCGATCCGGCCAGCTTCGGCTGCGGCGATTCACCCCTGTGCGCCTCCCTGCTGCGGCTGGTGCGCCAGGGGGTGCTGGTGGTGCTGGCGGCGGGTAACGAGGGCAGCGGCGACATCGTCGTGGACGGCTTCAGCGCCACCCGGTCGTTTGATCTGTCGATCGGCGATCCGGCCAACCTGGAGGAGGCGATCGCCGTGGGCTCGGTGCACCCGACCCTGCCGCACCGCTACGGCACCTCCTACTTCTCCTCGCGGGGCCCCACCGCCGATGGCCGCCTCAAGCCCGACGTGGTGGGCCCGGGAGAGAAGATCCTGTCCTGCCGCAGCAGCAGCGACCCCAAACGCACCCCCAGCCGCGACAAGGGCAAGAGCCTTGATGAGCTCTACGTGGCCCTTTCCGGCACCAGCATGGCGGCGCCCCACATTTCCGGCCTGCTGGCCGGGTTCCTCTCGGTGCGCACCGAATTCATCGGCTATCCCGACCGGGTGAAGCGGATCCTGCTGGAGCACTGCACCGACCTCAAACGCGACCGCTACCACCAGGGGGCGGGCCTGCCGAATCTGTCGAAGATGTTGCTGGAGACTTGA
- a CDS encoding polysaccharide deacetylase family protein produces MTLLLTLLALVLLLDLLIFVVLLPSLLIRLLLVPLCPEVVWSGRGRQKRLALTIDDGPSGTGSEALLVLLRELEVPATFFLIGTHLERDRRFARRALQQGHDLGNHLWRDEPSVSLPPPLFQQQLADTERAIARSAAPASLRWRWFRPGGGRFHRAMLDALSARSYRLVLGSIFPWDTLRPPLWFVCLFVGLNAHPGGILVLHDTPALSGRTLETLRLVVPELRRRGYRFVPLAELLDPAA; encoded by the coding sequence ATGACCCTGCTGCTCACCCTGCTGGCCCTGGTCCTGCTGCTGGATCTGCTGATCTTCGTGGTGCTGCTGCCCTCGCTGCTGATCCGCCTGCTGCTGGTGCCGCTGTGCCCGGAGGTGGTGTGGAGTGGCCGGGGCCGGCAGAAGCGGCTGGCCCTCACCATCGACGACGGCCCCAGTGGAACCGGTTCGGAGGCCCTGCTGGTTCTGCTGCGGGAGCTGGAGGTGCCGGCCACCTTCTTTCTGATCGGCACCCACCTCGAGCGCGACCGCCGCTTCGCCCGCCGCGCCCTGCAGCAGGGCCACGACCTCGGCAACCATCTCTGGCGCGACGAGCCCTCCGTTTCCCTGCCGCCGCCTCTGTTCCAGCAGCAGCTGGCCGACACCGAGCGGGCCATCGCCCGGTCCGCCGCCCCCGCCAGCCTGCGTTGGCGCTGGTTCCGGCCCGGTGGGGGCCGCTTCCACCGGGCCATGCTCGACGCCCTTTCGGCCCGCTCCTACCGCCTGGTGCTGGGTTCGATCTTTCCCTGGGACACCCTGCGCCCGCCCCTGTGGTTCGTATGCCTGTTCGTGGGCCTCAATGCCCACCCCGGCGGCATCCTGGTGCTGCACGACACCCCGGCCCTCAGCGGCCGCACCCTGGAGACCCTGCGCCTCGTGGTTCCCGAACTGCGCCGCCGCGGCTACCGCTTCGTGCCACTGGCGGAGCTGCTGGATCCGGCCGCCTGA